Proteins co-encoded in one Listeria ivanovii subsp. ivanovii genomic window:
- a CDS encoding GNAT family N-acetyltransferase — MTVKKVTDQIGKQAALKIRNDVFVVEQQVDPALEWDEFDEMDSVVMFVDYSDDGIPLATGRFREQDGYGKVERICTQKIARGTGSGRRIMEAIELEARDRGLTKLKLGAQLTAIPFYEKLGYETCSDVFLDADIEHKEMKKILS, encoded by the coding sequence TTGACAGTAAAGAAAGTAACAGATCAAATCGGTAAACAAGCCGCCTTAAAAATTAGAAATGATGTTTTTGTTGTTGAGCAACAGGTGGATCCAGCGCTAGAATGGGACGAATTTGATGAAATGGACTCGGTTGTTATGTTTGTTGATTATTCAGACGATGGTATTCCACTTGCAACAGGTAGATTTCGCGAGCAAGATGGCTACGGTAAAGTCGAGCGTATTTGTACACAAAAAATCGCTCGTGGTACAGGGAGTGGCCGCAGAATTATGGAAGCTATCGAACTGGAAGCAAGAGATCGTGGCTTAACAAAGCTAAAACTCGGCGCCCAGTTAACCGCCATCCCCTTTTACGAAAAACTTGGCTACGAAACTTGTTCTGATGTTTTCCTAGATGCAGATATCGAACACAAAGAAATGAAAAAAATATTATCATAA
- a CDS encoding alpha/beta hydrolase, whose amino-acid sequence MTAHKMFDEKFYSKTLGEELDLIICLPPDFSPLYKYPLFIVQDGKDYFQFGKLARQSEELALTEQIQKAIFIGIPYKNVMDRREKYHPDGKQNNAYIRFLAFELVPYLEERFPSFQMPTSRFLMGDSLGASVSLKAALLFPFTFGNVILHSPYVDEAMLTLAEKADSSKVKIYHIIGDQETAVETTGNEVLDFLSPNKSLEQILTSRGFDYYFHIFNGDHRWKYWQPFIKESLQFMLPVNTFDLESMRA is encoded by the coding sequence ATGACAGCTCACAAAATGTTCGATGAGAAATTTTATAGTAAAACGCTAGGAGAGGAATTGGACTTAATTATTTGCTTACCACCAGATTTTTCTCCATTATACAAATACCCGCTCTTTATCGTTCAAGATGGCAAAGATTATTTTCAATTCGGTAAATTAGCTCGACAATCCGAAGAACTCGCGCTTACAGAACAAATTCAAAAGGCCATTTTCATTGGTATTCCTTACAAAAACGTAATGGATCGCCGTGAAAAATATCATCCGGACGGCAAACAAAATAATGCCTATATAAGATTCTTAGCATTTGAACTCGTTCCTTATCTCGAAGAACGCTTTCCTTCTTTCCAAATGCCAACAAGTAGATTCCTAATGGGTGATTCCCTAGGAGCATCTGTCTCATTAAAAGCAGCACTACTATTCCCTTTCACATTCGGCAATGTTATTTTACATTCTCCTTATGTAGATGAGGCAATGCTAACGCTAGCAGAAAAAGCAGATTCTTCTAAAGTAAAAATTTATCATATTATTGGTGACCAAGAAACCGCTGTCGAAACAACTGGCAATGAAGTGCTTGATTTTCTTTCACCAAATAAATCATTAGAGCAAATTTTAACTTCACGAGGGTTTGATTATTATTTCCATATATTTAATGGCGATCATCGCTGGAAATACTGGCAGCCTTTCATCAAAGAATCACTTCAATTTATGCTTCCAGTGAATACATTTGACTTAGAAAGCATGCGTGCATAA
- a CDS encoding branched-chain amino acid aminotransferase — protein sequence MSKDIDWSNLGFSYIKTDKRYISYWKDGEWDEGTLTEDNTLHISEGSTALHYGQQCFEGLKAYRCKDGSINLFRPDRNAARIQKSCERLLMPYIPTEKFIDACMQVVRANEEFVPPYGSGATLYLRPFVIGVGDNIGVHAAPEYIFSIFCSPVGPYFKGGMAPTNFIVSDYDRAAPNGTGAAKVGGNYAASLLPGKNAQARNFGDCIYLDPATHTKIEEVGAANFFGITKEDKFVTPYSPSILPSITKYSLLYLAEHRLGLEVEEGDVFIDKLDDFKEAGACGTAAVITPIGGIQTKDDFHVFYSETEVGPITKRLFDELSGIQFGDIEAPENWIYKVK from the coding sequence ATGAGTAAAGATATTGACTGGAGCAATTTAGGATTTAGTTATATTAAGACGGACAAACGTTACATTTCTTATTGGAAGGACGGAGAATGGGACGAAGGTACGTTAACGGAAGATAATACACTACATATTAGTGAAGGTTCGACAGCGCTTCATTACGGACAACAATGTTTTGAAGGTTTAAAAGCTTATCGTTGCAAGGATGGTTCGATTAATCTTTTCCGCCCAGATCGTAATGCTGCTCGAATTCAAAAAAGCTGTGAGCGTTTATTAATGCCATATATCCCAACAGAAAAATTTATTGATGCTTGTATGCAAGTAGTTCGGGCAAATGAAGAGTTCGTACCACCTTATGGTTCAGGCGCAACACTTTATTTACGTCCTTTTGTTATCGGTGTGGGAGATAATATTGGAGTTCATGCGGCACCGGAATATATTTTCTCGATTTTTTGTTCACCAGTAGGACCCTATTTCAAAGGTGGCATGGCTCCGACGAACTTTATTGTTTCTGATTATGACCGTGCCGCTCCAAATGGAACAGGTGCAGCAAAAGTTGGTGGCAACTATGCCGCTAGTTTATTGCCAGGAAAAAATGCACAAGCTCGTAATTTTGGTGATTGTATTTATCTTGATCCAGCAACACATACGAAAATTGAAGAAGTAGGGGCAGCAAATTTCTTTGGTATTACAAAAGAGGATAAATTTGTCACACCATATTCTCCTTCGATTCTACCAAGTATTACAAAATATTCGTTGCTTTATCTTGCAGAGCACCGGTTAGGGCTTGAAGTAGAAGAAGGCGATGTATTTATTGATAAACTAGATGACTTCAAAGAGGCTGGAGCATGCGGGACAGCTGCTGTTATTACACCAATTGGCGGGATTCAAACGAAAGATGATTTCCACGTTTTCTACAGTGAAA